The genomic DNA TAAAGCCAGCCACAGGGTGCCACATAGAACATAGCCCAGTCATGTGCGCCGCAAAAATCCGGACGTGTATAAAGCCCGCTTTGCCATCTGGCGGGAATGCCCGCACAACGGCAGAGTGTTATGAATAGTAGCGCCATCATGCCGCAGTCGCCCATAAGATTTCTTGCACAGGTTTCGGGAATGTTCTCCAGCGTAAAGTAAGAGCGAACAAAGGAATACTTTACATTCTGTGTTATAAAGTCATAGAAAGCTTTGGCCTTATCCAGCGGGTTATCGATACCCTCGGTCAGCGTCCGCGCCAACTCGCGAATATACGGTGTAAACACGATGTGCGGGAACTGCTCATCGGTATCAAAATCAGGCTGGTTTTGGTCGGGGATAACCGTTGAAAGATCGTGGTATCGGGCGGTATGGGTATAGGAATATTCCACCGTAAAGGCGTGATTTTCCGCCATACGCTCTTCCCAGCATACGGTGCGTTGCGGTGCGTTCTCCGGTGAGACAATCCCCCCTGGCGGTTCAATGCGCTCTATTTTAATTGCGCTTTGCTGCTCACAGGCACAAGGAATAGGTAAATGAACGCGAACAAATTCACCTATTTTGAAAGCCTCATCCTTTATCCGAACGCTGGCGCGTATTCGAATGCGATTGGAAAAGCTTCCTTTTTCTCGCATTATTCTAGCAACGCGATCTAGCGGTTCGGCCGCAAGTCCGCCGCCTCCGTCGGACAAGACGTTGGACTGCCCTGCCCGCGTAGCGAAGGCAGTATCCGTCTTGAGCAGTGTTTCAAAAAAGCGGTCGAAATAATGTGGTACCCCGCAAACATAGATCCAGTCGATTCTCCCATCCGCCTCAAGGGTGTCAAACTCCTCTTCGGTAAAGTCAGCAATATGTAACTGCACACGCTTGACTGCCTCTACCTTTGTAAAGGGATAGTTTTCTGGAAGCCTCAGCATGATTTCCCGTTCGGCGATTAGACAGTTGCGAAAAGCCTGCGGAAGATTTTGTGACGTGAGCCTTTTATCGATCAGCCGAATCGCACCATCAAAGTCTCCGTAAATCTTATGGCGAAGAATGTCGTCAGGCAGGCCAATGTTCAAATTTTTAAAATAATGGTTTTGATTCATAATACACTCCTATCGAACAAGCACACGTCTGATAAATATTCAGACAAGCAGTTGCATAATGCTGGCGCACGCCAAGCCCATAATGTTACCGACAGCTGCGCCTAGCACGCCCATGAGAACGCCGATACCGGCATAGGAGCCGTTATAGGCAGAAGCAACGATAGGTGCGGACGCCGAACCGCCGAGGTTTGCCAGAGAGGCCGTGGATACCATGCAGAGGTCCCAATGGAACAGCTTGGAAAGAATGAACATAACGACTACATGAATAATCAGAACCACTAAACCGGCAACCAGCCACAGGGGCGCGTCGAGCAGCTCACCCAAGCCGGCACGGGAAGCAAGCAGAGAAATAACGACATACAGATAGATATTGGACATTTCCTCAACGCCAGACATTTTGCCTAGAGGAGACATTGCAGCAATCAAGCCTATTGCAGTTACCAGAAGTACGGTAGCGGTGCCCTTATCTATCAAGCCGTAAGCGAGAACGCCGCCAAGTTTCTGGCAAACCGCAGAAACTATCAGAGACAAACCAAGCAGCGTAAACAGCGAGGTAAAGTCGACTGCTTCCTTTTTGTTTGTCAATTCCGCGTTTGCGGCGGCTGCAATAGCATCAAGCTTGGAAGTGTCAGCTTTCACCATCTTGTTCCACTTAGAGGCGAACGGAATAACTATGAGAAGCGTTGCAATCCACACGGAATAATAGATTGTATCCACAATCAGCGCAGCGGCGAAATCGGCTTCGGGGACAGCCAACGCGTCTTGAACAGCAGCCATATTGCCAGAGCCACCGATCCACGATGCGGCAAGCGCAGCCATTGCACGCCAGGAGTCTGCACCCAGCGAACCCTTAAAGAGGACAAATGCAACAACAAAGCCAAAAGCGATCGAGATGGCACCGCCCATAAAGATGGCGATCATGCGGCCGCCGAGCTTTGCAAGCTTGCGGAAATCGCAGCGTAGCAGCATGACAAATATCATGGCGTAGAGCAGGTTGTTCTTGGTTGCTGAATAAGCGACGGAGGTGGCCTTCATATCCCAAAGGTTGAAGGTGCAGAAAATCATATTGAACAAGTACACCATAACAATTGGCGGAACATAGTCAAAGATTTTCCACTTGGTTGCTTTTTTGACAGCAACCAACATTGATGAGAAAAATACCAGGAATGCGATGTAGGTGAAGCCGTTTGTAATCATAGTGGTCTCTCCCTTCATTTTTTAGGCAACTGCTTATCAATATGCGGGCTGCTTTGCTCCTCGCATATATCCAAAAAGTAAGGTGTGCTGGTACTACGACAATCTAAATTATTTCAGAAGTGTATCTGCTGCGGTATATTCCAAGCCCAGCGCCTCGGCTACGCCGGCAAAACAGCATTTTCCGTCGTAGCAGTTTAGACCAGACATCAACCCGTGGTCATCCTGACAAGCTTTTTCCACGCCCTTGGCAGCCAGTGCTAAACCATAAGGCAGGGTTGCATTGACCAATGCCTGTGTAGAGGTGCGTGACACCGCACCGGGCATATTGGCTACGCAGTAATGGACGACACCATCTACTGTAAATACGGGGTCATTGTGGGTGGTGGGGTGGCTCGTTTCAACACAACCACCCTGGTCGACCGCTACATCAACAATTACCGCGCCAGGCTTCATACGCTTGAGATCTTCACGAAGCACCAGCTTCGGGGCTGCGCGTCCTGGAAGCAACACGGCCCCAACTACGAGATCCGCATGTTCAAGACAACGGCAGATATTATCGCGACTGCTATACAAAGTGGTGATCTGGCGCGGGAAAATATCATCAAGATAAGCGAGGCGGCGGGCGCTCACGTCAAGAATTGTGACGTTGGCTCCCATGCCAACAGCAATTTTGCAGGCGTTGGTGCCAACATTGCCGCCTCCCAAAATCACAACATTACCGCGCTCCACGCCGGGCACTCCTGCCAACAGAACACCGCGTCCACCAAAGGTTTTTTCAAGATATTTTGCACCCTCCTGCACTGACATGCGTCCCGCGATCTCGCTCATCGGCGCAAGACAGGGCAGTCCACCCTCACGGCCAATAATCGTTTCATAGGCCACAGCCTTCACTTTTGCTTTAAGTAAAGCACTGGTTAAAGGTGCATCAGCTGCCAGGTGCAGATATGTATACAGTACGAGACCTTCGCGGAAGTATTTATACTCCGTCTCAATCGGTTCTTTGACCTTGATGATCATCTCTGAGCTATTCCATACAGACTCGGCTTGATCTTCAATCTGCGCGCCCGCAGCGAGGTACTCCTTGTCGGTAAAGCCGGATCCGAGTCCAGCCCCCTGCTCCACCAATACACGATTACCCGTCTCAACAAAAGCCGCAACCCCACCGGGAGTGAGTCCCACTCGGAACTCATTGTTCTTAATTTCCTTGACAATGCCAATGATCATGCGCACTCTTCCTCTCATTTATATAGAATTCTCAAGCTTTTCCAGTTATTTCAAAATAAAAAACCAACAAGAACAAAAGACATCAAAATAGCCTTTTTGGTCTTGCTGGTTTTCAAAAGCTGTGACATGACTGTGACCCGCAAAACGGAATCATATCTGGCAATCTGAAGCAGCGCATTATTCCAATATCAAAAGATAAGTCATTTCTTGCTGTTAGCATAACCCATACTTTGCAATATCGTCAAGTAGGCAGCCGAAAGTTTATATAAACTAATAACAAATCAAGAACAATTTAGTCATATTTTCATAAATTCGCAGGTATTTTGTCATTGTTGACCGCCGCGCATAGCATGATAACGCTTGACCGCATCACGGTAAGAAACGATAACCGCCTTGCGCGAAGAGCCGCCATAACGACGGTTAAGTTCTTCCTCAAGCCACTGTTCCACGCCGAGAAAGTCTTTTCCGACAAACATTTTGCGCAGAAAGTTTTCGGTTAGCTCAAGCGTGTGAGTACAGCTAAAGGCCAAAATACGCCCTGTCGCATCGTCAACCTCAAAGGCCATGTAAAACGAGTTGTAAATCTTGGTGATGGCGTTATCGGCGTTTGTACGCGACTCGCCAATTATAAAACACGAATTAAGCGGCACCATATAAACCTCCCTGATTATTAAATATTATGAAATAGTTCACAAAATAATAACTTTATATCTTTATTATAAGTACCAAACATTTTTCTTGTCAATATAATAGTCTTTTGAAAATCAAACCGGCATTGTTTATAAAAGGCATGTGAAGCCTTTTGGAGTTAAGAGTTGGTTGGGTTCCCTCGTTTTAATTAGCACTATTTCATATATCTAACGTTAATTATCTGTTGGAACGCACAAATACTAACCCCTTATATTGTTATGTATATTCACAGCGGCATGGAAATCTCCATGCCGCTGTTTGCCTTATTGTTAATTAATTTTTTATAAACATCACATTATTCATCAGCGAAACGATAACCCACACCTACTTCGGTGAGAATAAAACGTGGGTGGGTGGTGTCCTTCTCAAGCTTTCGGCGAAGGTTGGCCATAAAAACCCGCACACTTTTGCTGTCTCCGCCCTCGTAGCCCCAAATCTGCCTGATGATGTAGTTATGCGTTAGCACTTTACCCTTATTTGCAATTAAAAGCAGCAGCGTTTTATATTCTGTAGGGGTCAAATGAATTTCATTCCCCGATACAAAAACCTTGCGCTTCTCATAATCCACCATCAGCCAATCGCAGGAAAATTTTGTATCGCCTGCTTCTGCCTCGGCCTTTTGTAAGGAGCGCTCCACCACGCGGATCCGCGCCTTCAGCTCCCCCATATGGAAAGGCTTTGTAATATAATCGTTGGCGCCAAAATCAAGCGCCGCAATCTTCTCCTTCTCCTGCCCACGCGCCGAGACGATCAGAACCGGCGTATCGGAAAAAGTCCGCAATTCGCGCAAAAGATCAACGCCGTCCCTGTCCGGCAAACCGAGATCCAACAAGACAATATTGGGTCGGTGTGAGGAGAAAAGGAACATGCCTTCGGCGGCTGTTTCCGCTGTCAGAACATTGTAGTTTTCTTTGGATAGAGAGATATCAAGAAAATGTGAAATATACCTGTCATCTTCAATAACAAGTATCGTCCGCTGGTCGTTCATGGCTTTCCTCCATAGGCAGCGAGAAGGTAAATATAGACCCCGTCGGGGCATTATCTGCCACAAATATTTCTCCGCCGTGCGCCTCAACAATGGCCTTGCAGATGGCAAGGCCAAGACCCAAGCCCCGGCGCCCATCAACAATTTCGTCATCCTGTGTGACAAAGCGCTCAAACAGATGACCTCGGATGACCGCCGGAATTCCACCCCCGGTATCAGCAACCGAGACCATTAGCTTATCTTCAGCTTTCACGGTCAGCGTAATCGCGCTTTCCGATGGCGTATGGCGAACTGCATTTTCCAGAAGGTTTACAATCACCTGCGAAATCAGCTTGCCATCCATCGGCGCAGTCACCACCTCTTCGGGCAACTTAACCTGAAAACTTCGGTCGCGGAACAATCTTTCCGTGTGCTTGACGGCTTCGCCAATCACATCATCTATCACTTCATCCTGCTTGTGCAGGACGATTTTTTGCTCACTAATACGGGTCATATTGAGAATATTTTCAACGAGGTCGGTCAACCATACGATTTCCTCGCTAATATCGGAGGCTAGTTTCCTGCGTTCAGAATCCGAGAGCTCCTTGTAATTATCCGCGAGAAGGTTGCCTGCACCAGAAAGCGCTGTGAGCGGACTTCTTAGATCATGTGCCACTGAACGCAAAAGTGTACCGCGCTGCTGCTCACGAACCATCGCCAACCTGATTTTTTCACGGTCCGTAACAAGCGTTTCACGCTCCAACGCAATACCAAGCTGTGTACAGACAGCCTGAACAATCAAAAGCTGCTGCCCTTCCGGCTCCCTGTCAGAAAGCACCAGCTTGCCCAGCGTGCCGGAGCCGCTGTGAATATCAAACCCCTTAGCGGCATCCTGCCCCAAATAAACCGTACAATCCAGACCAGCATATTCTCGGACGAGATCCTCCGCTTTCTTAACCACGCTTTCCTTACCGCTCGCGGAAAGGAACCCGGAAGCAATTCGGTACATGATCTTGGCGGTGCGCTCGTTTTGGCTAGCCAGCTTCATCTCGCTCTGTAAACGGGAAGTAACGGTGCCGGAAACAATTCCTGTTACCAAAAAGAACATGATCAACATCAGGTCGTTTGTCCTGTATATAAAAAAGGAATAACGTGGTTCCGTAAACAAAAAGTTAAAAAGCATGCCGGAAAGAAGCGCTGCACCGATAGCCCAACCACGGCTACTGGTCAGCACCGCCGTAAACAGGACGCTGAGCAAAAACACCATGATGATGCTCTCATTACCCACGCCCAAAAAGCCAATAAGCAGCGCACAGGTTGTCGCTAAGCCCATGACAAAAACTGTTTTTGCCCCTTGCTTAACCGTAGCGAACACCCCACAATCCGATTACTTTTTACTGATCATTTTTAGAATATCCTTTTGCTCCCCCGCAACAATGATATGTTCCTGTTCGCTAAAAACGTGGTCGGCACTGATGAGCGGAAGAATATGTTTGCCAACCCTTACCCCAATAACATTGACACGATGCTTTGTGCGGACATCCAATTCACGGATATTTCGCCCGTTCCAATCGCTGGGGGGTTCTATTTCCATGATGGCATATTCCGGTGACAATTCAATATAATCAAAAGCACCTTTCGCCGAGTAACGCACAGCAGTACGCTGCGCCATATCGCGTTCAGGATATACCACATCATCGGCACCAATCTTTTTAAGCAGATCGGCATGTATTTCGCGGTCGGATTTTGCAACCACATAGGGTGCGCCCAGTTCTTTAAGCAGTGAGGTAATCTCCATCGAAGACTGAAAATTATCGCTTATACATACAAAACATACGTCAAAGTTGCGTACGCCCAATTCTTCTAGCACGTCCCGATCCATACAATCGCCAATCTGCACTCGTGTAACAAATGGCTCCAGCTTGTGTACAGCCTCCTCATCGACATCTACCAACATCACTTCATT from Oscillospiraceae bacterium MB24-C1 includes the following:
- a CDS encoding transglutaminase-like domain-containing protein — its product is MNQNHYFKNLNIGLPDDILRHKIYGDFDGAIRLIDKRLTSQNLPQAFRNCLIAEREIMLRLPENYPFTKVEAVKRVQLHIADFTEEEFDTLEADGRIDWIYVCGVPHYFDRFFETLLKTDTAFATRAGQSNVLSDGGGGLAAEPLDRVARIMREKGSFSNRIRIRASVRIKDEAFKIGEFVRVHLPIPCACEQQSAIKIERIEPPGGIVSPENAPQRTVCWEERMAENHAFTVEYSYTHTARYHDLSTVIPDQNQPDFDTDEQFPHIVFTPYIRELARTLTEGIDNPLDKAKAFYDFITQNVKYSFVRSYFTLENIPETCARNLMGDCGMMALLFITLCRCAGIPARWQSGLYTRPDFCGAHDWAMFYVAPCGWLYADPSFGCGAEREHNQERRGFYFGNLDAFRMVANTRFQSDFTVEKQYWRADPYDNQLGEIETSQRGLRYFEYDRSKEVVAYEEL
- a CDS encoding DUF819 family protein; this encodes MITNGFTYIAFLVFFSSMLVAVKKATKWKIFDYVPPIVMVYLFNMIFCTFNLWDMKATSVAYSATKNNLLYAMIFVMLLRCDFRKLAKLGGRMIAIFMGGAISIAFGFVVAFVLFKGSLGADSWRAMAALAASWIGGSGNMAAVQDALAVPEADFAAALIVDTIYYSVWIATLLIVIPFASKWNKMVKADTSKLDAIAAAANAELTNKKEAVDFTSLFTLLGLSLIVSAVCQKLGGVLAYGLIDKGTATVLLVTAIGLIAAMSPLGKMSGVEEMSNIYLYVVISLLASRAGLGELLDAPLWLVAGLVVLIIHVVVMFILSKLFHWDLCMVSTASLANLGGSASAPIVASAYNGSYAGIGVLMGVLGAAVGNIMGLACASIMQLLV
- the ald gene encoding alanine dehydrogenase; this translates as MIIGIVKEIKNNEFRVGLTPGGVAAFVETGNRVLVEQGAGLGSGFTDKEYLAAGAQIEDQAESVWNSSEMIIKVKEPIETEYKYFREGLVLYTYLHLAADAPLTSALLKAKVKAVAYETIIGREGGLPCLAPMSEIAGRMSVQEGAKYLEKTFGGRGVLLAGVPGVERGNVVILGGGNVGTNACKIAVGMGANVTILDVSARRLAYLDDIFPRQITTLYSSRDNICRCLEHADLVVGAVLLPGRAAPKLVLREDLKRMKPGAVIVDVAVDQGGCVETSHPTTHNDPVFTVDGVVHYCVANMPGAVSRTSTQALVNATLPYGLALAAKGVEKACQDDHGLMSGLNCYDGKCCFAGVAEALGLEYTAADTLLK
- a CDS encoding DUF3870 domain-containing protein → MVPLNSCFIIGESRTNADNAITKIYNSFYMAFEVDDATGRILAFSCTHTLELTENFLRKMFVGKDFLGVEQWLEEELNRRYGGSSRKAVIVSYRDAVKRYHAMRGGQQ
- a CDS encoding response regulator transcription factor encodes the protein MNDQRTILVIEDDRYISHFLDISLSKENYNVLTAETAAEGMFLFSSHRPNIVLLDLGLPDRDGVDLLRELRTFSDTPVLIVSARGQEKEKIAALDFGANDYITKPFHMGELKARIRVVERSLQKAEAEAGDTKFSCDWLMVDYEKRKVFVSGNEIHLTPTEYKTLLLLIANKGKVLTHNYIIRQIWGYEGGDSKSVRVFMANLRRKLEKDTTHPRFILTEVGVGYRFADE
- a CDS encoding ATP-binding protein yields the protein MGLATTCALLIGFLGVGNESIIMVFLLSVLFTAVLTSSRGWAIGAALLSGMLFNFLFTEPRYSFFIYRTNDLMLIMFFLVTGIVSGTVTSRLQSEMKLASQNERTAKIMYRIASGFLSASGKESVVKKAEDLVREYAGLDCTVYLGQDAAKGFDIHSGSGTLGKLVLSDREPEGQQLLIVQAVCTQLGIALERETLVTDREKIRLAMVREQQRGTLLRSVAHDLRSPLTALSGAGNLLADNYKELSDSERRKLASDISEEIVWLTDLVENILNMTRISEQKIVLHKQDEVIDDVIGEAVKHTERLFRDRSFQVKLPEEVVTAPMDGKLISQVIVNLLENAVRHTPSESAITLTVKAEDKLMVSVADTGGGIPAVIRGHLFERFVTQDDEIVDGRRGLGLGLAICKAIVEAHGGEIFVADNAPTGSIFTFSLPMEESHERPADDTCY
- a CDS encoding TrkA family potassium uptake protein, with protein sequence MRSMLVIGAGRFGKNLSVKLAELHNEVMLVDVDEEAVHKLEPFVTRVQIGDCMDRDVLEELGVRNFDVCFVCISDNFQSSMEITSLLKELGAPYVVAKSDREIHADLLKKIGADDVVYPERDMAQRTAVRYSAKGAFDYIELSPEYAIMEIEPPSDWNGRNIRELDVRTKHRVNVIGVRVGKHILPLISADHVFSEQEHIIVAGEQKDILKMISKK